TACCGTGATCTGCTCGGGACCGATCGCGCCGCGCGGGCGCATCACGGCATTGGGCTTGTGCTCGGCAGACAGGGAGACTTTATGCGTGCCGCCGGTGAACTGCGCCAGGCGGTGTCGATGGAGCCGGTGAACCCGCAGTACTCGAGCGATCTTGGCTACGCACTGATGCGAGGCGGTGCGCTGCAGGATGCCCGCGTGCCGGTGATGCAGGCGCTGGAACTGGATGCCGCCAATCCGCGGTTGATCAGCAATGCGGTGGTGTGGCTGTGGGCATCCGGCAAGCGCGCCGAAGCCAACGCCATGATGCAGCGTGCCGCGATGCAGGAGCCGACGCGAGCGGCCATCCGCAAGGAGGCGGATCGCGTCAGTCGGGCCGCGCAGGTCCGCGACAAGACCGCGCCGCGTGGCGCGCAGGCCGTGGCGCTCAACGCAGGAGTCAAACCATGACGAGGAATCGTTCCAGACTGACAGACGCTGCGTGCGCGGTGGCAATTTCCGCGATGCTGTTGGGGGCCGCCGGGGCCGCCGGGGCGCAAGCTGCGCAATCGACGCAAGCCGTCGAGCCGCCACCGTCCCCGACGTTTCACCCGAACGACGTGCCGGTAGGGGACACCACGCGGATGCTGCTCGAGGTTCAGCGCAATGGCTCGCAGGCCGGGCCGCAGCAGTCGATGACCGGTGAAGAGGCGGCCATCGGCTATGCCCGCTATATGCGCAGCTTCCAGTATCCGTTGCCCGAATTCTTCAGTAGCCAGTCGACCGGTAGCGCATTGCGTGGCAGCACGGGCAGCCCTGCGCCGGTGGGGCAGTAGGCACCGCGATGCGTCACGTCACGTCCGGCTCGATCCACCCACGCCAGCGCGGCACCGTCAGTCTGATGGCTGCGCTGCTGATTGCCGCCATTGGCGTCGCGGCGCTGGTGTCGCTCGACGTCGGCTTCGTGTTCTACACGCAGCGGCAGTTGCAGAAGCTGGTGGACGTGGCGGCGCTTTCTGGCGCGCAGCAATTGAAGAGCGCTGATGATCAGGCGACGACCAATGCCAACGTGCTGTCAAGCGTGACGTCCGCCGCAGCCCAGAACGGCTACACCAAGGCCGTGGCGAATGATTGCACCACGGCAGTGGCTGGCGCGGCGGACGGCGTGCGGACGTGCCTTGGGTTGTGGGACCCCGCCAACCCTGCCAATGGCGACAGCACGCGGCACTTCGATCCGGGCTATCCGGCCACAACGGTGTCGGCCAATGCGGTGCGCGTGCAGGCCACGTTGACGGTACCGCTGCTGTTCATGTTCCAGGGGGGCCAGTCGCGGCAGCTACACGCCGAGGCGATTGCCGCCGCGAGTCCGCCCGCCGCGTCGTTCACGCTCGGCAGCGGCCTGCTCAGGCTCTCGTCGGGTAACGGCCTGCTGGGGCTGCTGCTGGGCAACTCGGTCAATCTGTCCGTGGCGGACTGGAGTGGACTGGTAGGCGCGAACGTGACGCTCGAGCAGTTGCGTTTGCGGGCAGGTGTGGGCACAGTCGATCAGTTGCTGAACACTTCGCTCTCGATCCAGGACTTCTACGCGCTGGTGCTGGGTGCGGCGGGGCAGTCGGCGCTGCTCAACGCGGCGCTTGGCAGCCCCACGACACAGCTTGGCCTGAATGGCATTGGCACCAAGGTGACGCTGGGCCAGATGCTCGACCTGGGCGTGCTGACACCGGCGGCTTCGTCTGCGGCGGAGGCGGCGCTCAATGTGGCAACGTTGCTGACCACGGCCGCCTATGTCGCGCGCGGGACGAGCGCGGTGGATCTGAGTACGCTCAACGTGAAGACCGCGCTTGGATCGATCGGCGGCTCGATGTACATCATCCAGCCGCCGAAGGTGGCCGTGGGGCCGGCCAAGCAGTATCCGGATGGAACGTGGAAGACCACTGCGACGACCGCGCAGCTTGGCCTGAAACTGGCCGCGCAGGTCTCTGTGCCGCTGGTAGTGGCCAACGTCAATCTGAATCTGCCGTTGTGGCTGCAGATCGCGCAGGCCAAGGGAGATCTGACGCATATCCAGTGCGCGGCTGCCGTTCCGGACCGGCGGGCGACGGTCAATGTGTCCACCAACGCCGTGATGGCATGCCTGGGCAACCCCGGCGGCACCGGCTGTTCCGGCGGCCCACTTACCATCGCCGACGTCCAGTTGTCGGCGGTCGGACTGTTCCCCATTGCCGATGCGAAGATGATCGGACAGCCGATCTCGCAGTCCGGACTGGCTGGTGCAGGCAACAGCTTCGTACTCGCACCGGGTGGTTACGTGGCTGCATCGTCGAGCACAGTGATCGGCGATACCGTGACCAACGTGATCAACGGCCTCAATCCAACGCTCGATGTCAGCCTGCTGCAACTTCAACTACTGAGCATTTCCCCGGGCTGGCTGCTGCAACAGGTGCTGAATCCATTGCTCACGCTGATCAACCAGCTCGTCAATACCTTGACGAGCCTGCTCGGCATCAGCCTTGCCAACGCCGACTTGTGGCTCAACGGCGTCGACTGCAACAACACGGAACTCGTGTACTGAACTGAACGATCATGAAAGCAGACCGGTGGGCCTACGAGAGCCTTGAAGTCTATGTGTGGGAAGGCAAGTACGAGATCGCCGATCGCGTCGCGCGCTTTCTGACGCCACTGGGCGCCGAAGTCGTTCGCGCAGGCGCGCTCGATGCGCTGCCGGCCGAACCACGGGTCAAGCCCAGCATCGCCGTCATCAGTGCGTCGGCGATCGGCTCCGCCAAGTTCACGCTGGATTGGGAAGCCGCGCACGGCATGCCGGTGATCTGGGTCGGCGCGCCCGACCGCGAGAGCGATCCCGGTCGGTTCCCGCCCGAGTACGCCTACATCCTGCCCCACGATTTCACCGGCGCCGATCTGCGCACGCAGATAGCCAAGCTGATGCCGCAATTGATGGCGGCCGCCGAGGCTCGCCCGGATGTGGCCGATCTCGTCGCCGGGTCTGCGGCAATGCAGTCGCTGCTGGAGCAGGTCGATACCTTCGCCAACTTCGACAGCAACGTGATGCTCTATGGCGAGACCGGCGCGGGGAAGGAACGCATCGCGCGGCTCTTTCACGATCGCAACGCGACGTATGGCAAGGGACCGTTCGTGGCGGTCAACTGCGGCGCGATTCCCGATGGGCTGTTCGAGTCGCAGTTCTTCGGTCACGCCAAGGGCGCGTTCACCGGCGCGATGTTCGCACATCGTGGCTTCTTCGAGCAGGCCACCGGCGGCACGCTGTTCCTTGATGAGATCGGCGACTTGCCGCTGTTCCAGCAGGTCAAGCTGCTGCGCGTGCTGGAGGAGAACGCGGTGACGCGGCTCGGCTCCGCCATGGCGGTCAAGCTGGACTTCCGGCTGGTGGCCGCCACCAACAAGGATCTGCGCGAAGCCGTGACGCAGGGCCGCTTCCGCGCGGATTTGTACTTCCGGCTGGCCGTGATCGAACTGCGGCTGCCCAGCCTGGAGGACCGTGGCCCTGCGGACAAGATCGGTCTGCTGCAATCGTTCATGCGCCACATGATCGGCGCCGCCGCCTACGATGCGCTGCCGCCGATGCCAGACTGGCTCAAGGGCGCCGTGGGCTCCGCGTTCTTCGTCGGTAACGTGCGCGAACTGCGCAACCTGGCCGAACGCATCGGCATCACGGTCCAGCAGCGCGGCGAATGGGACGAGGCGCGCATCCGGCCGCTGTTTCGCTCGCTGCGCCCCGGCGCGTTCGATGGCACCGAGCGGGCCGACCCGCGCGGCGACGCGGAGGAGCGCCGCCGCATCATTGCCGCGCTCGATGCCAACAGCTGGCGACGCCAGGACACGGCAACGTGCCTCGGCATCAGCCGCAAGGTGCTGTGGGAAAAAATGCGCAAGTTCCAGATCGAGGACAGCGAGGCGGAGCCGGTCTGAGTGGTGTCCGCGTACCGTTTGGTGGCCGCGACGTTATGATGCGGGACCGCACGGTATCTGCCGTGCTCTTGGCGCCACTGTGCCGAAGGACCCGAATTGCGTTTTCTCCACACCGCCGACTGGCATCTTGGTCGGCTCTTCCACGCCCGTAGCCTGATCGAGGATCAGTCTCATGTGCTCGACCAGTTCGTCGCGCTGGTGCGCGATCTGCGCCCCGACGCCGTGCTGATTGCCGGCGACGTGTACGACCGCGCGGTGCCGCCGCCGGAGGCCGTGGCGCTGCTCGACGATGTGCTGGCGCGTATCGTGGTGGATGCGGGCGTACCCGTGGTGATGATCGCAGGCAATCACGACAGCGCCCAACGCCTCGGTTTCGGCGCGCGCCTGCTGGCCGCGCGGGGTCTGCACGTGGCGGGGCGCACCGGTCCGGAAACGTCCTGCGTGACGCTGCACGATGCGCACGGCGAGGTGCGCATCTACGCCTTGCCCTATGCCGAACCGGCGGCGGTGCGCGACGCGCTCGGCACCGACTTGCCGACGCACGAAGCCGCATTGAACGCCCAGCTCGACGCCGTCCGCGCCACGCATCCCGCAGGCGTCCGTTCTGTGGCCGTGGCCCATGCTTTCGTGGTGGGCGGCGCGGTCAGCGAATCGGAGCGCCCGCTGAGCGTGGGCGGTAGCGGTGCCGTGGCCGCGGACGTGTTCCACGGCTTCGATTTCGTGGCATTGGGACATCTGCATCGTCCGCAATCCATCGGCGCTAGGATTCACTATTCGGGGTCGCTGCTCAAGTATTCGCTGTCGGAAACCGAACACATCAAGACGGTATCGCTGATCGATGTTGACGCCGAGGGTGGCGTCCGGATCGAGGCGATACCGCTGCGACCGTTGCGCGAACTGCGCGTGCTGACCGGCACGCTGGCCGGCTTGCTTGAGGCGGGCGCCACCGACCCGCACCGGGACGACTACGTCCATGCGGTGCTGACCGACGCGGGCGCGTTGCTGGACCCGATGGCGCGACTGCGCCAGGTCTATCCGAACGCACTGGCGATCGAGCGCGCGGTGCTGGCGCGCAGCGGGCAGGCCGGGGAAGCGGGGCGCAAGCTGCGGGAACTGGATACGGCCAGCCTGTTTGCGAATTTTTTCCGCGAGGTGGCTGACACAGACCTCGACGATGATCAGCGCCGCGCGCTCGACGATCTATTGGCAGTCATGCAGGCATCGGAAAGGGAGTCGGCATGAAACCGCTTTACCTGAAACTGCAGGCCTTCGGCCCGTTCGCCGCCACGGAGACGATTGACTTCACGCGGCTCGGCGACCAGGCGTTCTTCCTGATCCACGGCCCCACGGGCGCAGGCAAGACCACGCTGCTCGATGCCATCTGCTTCGCGCTCTATGGCGATACATCAGGTGGCGAGCGCAGCGCGCAGGACATGCGCAGCGCCAATGCGGACCCAGCCCTGCGGACCGAGGTCACCTTGGAGTTCTCGCTTGGGGCGACACGCTATCGCGTGACGCGTTCTCCGACGCAGGACCGCCCGAGCCCGCGTGCGGCCGGCGGCTTCGTCAAGGAGACTGCGAAGGCGCAGCTCGATGCCCAGGTGGACGGTGAGTGGAAAAGCCACGCCAGCCAGCCGGTCCGTGTGACCGACGCGGTGCGAGTCCTGCTCGGCTTCGACAGCGCGCAGTTCCGGCAGGTGATCGTGCTGCCGCAGGGACGTTTCCGCGAATTGCTGACGGCGGACTCGAAGGCGCGGCAGTCGATCCTCGAGCGTCTGTTCCAGACCGAGCTCTACCGCCGCGTCGAGGAACTGCTCAAGGAGCAGGCCGCGAGCATTCGCCGCGAAGCCGAGGAGATCTCGGTACGACGCAAGACCTTGCTGGAACAGTATCAGTTGCCCTCCGAGCTGGCGCTTGACGAACGTATCGCCGCGCATCGGGAGACGTTGACCGAGCTGGAACGGCGCGAAGCGCTGGCGCGTGCGGGTAGCGAAGCGGCGCAGGCGTCCTTGCGCAAGGGCGAGCTGGAGAGCACGCAGATCAAGGCCTGGAAAGAGGCGGAGGGCGCCTATGCCGTGCTGTCGGCCCGCGTGCCGGCGGTCGACACGGACCGCGCTCGCCTGCAGGCCGCGCGACGCGCGGCGCAGGTGACGCCGGTTGCGCAACTGCTTGAGGTTGCCAGACAGGATCAGACGGCCGCACTCGCCGCGAATGCCGCCGCCGGGACACGCGTGGCAAGCGCCAGCCGGGCCGCCGATATCGCAACAGGTGCGCTGCGCGCGGAACAGGCGCGTGGCGAAGCGCGTTTGGCCGCGCAACGCACCGTGGCGAAACTGGAAGCAATTCTCCCGCAGGCACGCAGGCTTGGCGTGCTGCGCAACGGCGTGGCGCTGGCGAGTACCGGACTGGCCGCTGCCCAGGTGGCGCTTACCGCCAAGGCGAAGGCGCGCGATGCCGCCGTGGCGGCGGCGAAGACGCTGGAAGGCGAGCTGGAGCTTGCGCGGCGCGACGGCGCAAATGCGCAGGCCCTGCAGCTTCAGCTTGGACTGGCGCGCGAACGCGCGACGCGGGTGGCACGTTGCCGGCAACTCGATGCCGAACTTGGGCCTTTGCGCGAATCGCTTGCCGCTGCGGAAGCCGGCGCCAGCCGGGCGACGCAGACGCGCGATACCGCGCGCGTCGCAATGCGTCAGGCGGAATCGGACTGGCGCTTTGGCCAGGCGGCACGCCTTGCCGCTGGCGTGAAGCGTGGCGAACCTTGCCCCGTCTGTGGTGGCAAGGACCACCCTGCGCTGGCGCAGCAGACGCTGGCGCTGGTGACCGACGAGGACCTCGATACCACGCGAGCCGTCTTGCAACATGCCGACGAGGCGTTGGCCGACGCGCAGGCCGTGCGACAAAAGGCCGAGGCAAACGTCGCCCAATGTCAGGTGCGTCTGGCGGATCTGCGCGAAGGCGCGGGCGATGTGTCCGACGCGGGCGTGCAGGCGTTAGATCAGGAAATCCAGACGCTGACCGCCAGCGGCGCGAAGGCCGAGGCTGCGGCAACCCGCGCGGAACGGCTCGCGGCCCAGACCATACAGGCGCGTCAGGCGCAGGAGTCTGCCGAAGCCGCAGTGCAGGCGGCCGAAGGCGCATTGCGCACGGCGATGCATGAGCACGCTCAGCAAGATGGCGAGTGGCGTGCCGCGAGTGCGCAGGTGCCCGAGGATTCGCGTGACCCTGACGTCGTGACCGCATCGCTCGAAGCCGCGCAGCGCGAAGCCGGCGCACTGGAGGCCGCATTGCAGGCGGCCCAGGGCGCCGAGCGCGATGCGGTGGCACTGCTGGCCGGTGCGAATGCGGCACTGGCCGCCGCGCGCGAAGCCACTACTCGTGCCGAGGAGCGGGCCGCGCAACGCGAAGCCGCCTTTGTGGAGGCACTTGCCACCGCCGGATTCGCCGGAGCGGACGACTACCGCGCCGCATCCCTGGCTGACGATGCCACGCGCGTGCTTGACGACGCCGTGCGTGCGTTCGATGTCGATCTGGCTCGCGCCGCGGAATGGCGCCAACGCACGGCGGAAATCGGTCAGGCGTTGCAGACGCCGGACATGCCTGCATTGCTCGCGGCACGCGATGCGGCGGCTGTTCAGCTTGAAGCGGCGATCCGGCAGCGCAGCGAACTGGCCGCGGTGCGCGATGCGCTGTTGCAGTGCAAGGGCTTGCTCGATTCGCTGGCCGCCGAAGGACGCGACGTCGAGACGCGCTACGCAGTGCTCGGCCGCCTGTCGGAAGTGGCGAACGGCAATAATCCGCGCCGCATGACGTTCCAGCGTTTCGTGCTGGCCACGTTGCTCGACGAGGTGCTGGAAGCTGCGTCGCTACGGCTGTTGCGCATGAGCCGGGGTCGCTACGCGCTGCAACGTGTGCGAGAGCAGGGCGATCAGCGCGTGGCCGGTGGCCTTGACCTCGAAGTGTTCGACCACGATACCGGCGGCACGCGCCCGGCCAATACGCTGTCCGGCGGCGAAGGCTTCCTGGCGTCACTGTCGCTGGCGCTGGGTCTGGCCGATGTGGTGCAGTCGCGTGCCGGTGGCATCCAGCTCGATACGCTGTTCGTTGACGAAGGCTTCGGCACGCTCGATCCGGAAAGTCTCGACTTCGCGATTCGCACGCTGCTCGATCTTCAGCAGGCCGGACGGCTGGTCGGCATCATCTCGCACGTAACCGAACTGCGCGAGCGGATCGACGTGCGGCTTGAGGTCCGGCCCGGCGTGGCGGGCAGTCAAGCCGTGTTGCGCCTGCCCTGAACCCTGAGCCCCGGGCCCTCGGCGCCGGAGCGCGCCGTGGAAGGCGCGCGAGCGCAATTCCACGCGCGCGCCACTTGGGAGATACCCCAAATCGCGACGCGGACGCCACGTGCCTAGAATATTCGGCGAGCACTTAATAAAATGTAGTTCCGCCTATCGGAACTTCGAGGGAGGGGAGGCTGCGACGAATCCGTCTGGCCTTTTTCCTTCCTGCTCGATCCCATAACGAATATTCGGAGGTGTCGTGCGTATCCATCGTCGTCCAGAAGCTGTTCGTGCCCTGGTGGCCGCCGTGCTCGTGACCTGCGCCGCAGGGGCCGTTGCCCAGAGCCTGCCCGCCAGCAAGGCGCCCCCCGCCACGCTCACGCCCGACCAGCAGCGTTTTCACGATATCTACAAGGAACTGGTCGAGATCAACACGACGCATTCGGCCGGGGACAGTGCCCAGGCGGCGCGCGCGATGGAGAAGCGACTGGTGGAGGCAGGCTTCTCCGCGTCG
This genomic interval from Cupriavidus metallidurans CH34 contains the following:
- a CDS encoding DUF3613 domain-containing protein, producing the protein MTRNRSRLTDAACAVAISAMLLGAAGAAGAQAAQSTQAVEPPPSPTFHPNDVPVGDTTRMLLEVQRNGSQAGPQQSMTGEEAAIGYARYMRSFQYPLPEFFSSQSTGSALRGSTGSPAPVGQ
- a CDS encoding tetratricopeptide repeat protein, giving the protein MKTVMSPWSRWSPRTLLPASLAMPLAAALLLSGCASTPNTAEVMAQQADAQIELAKLRDKEARAEYNDQSVYLGLINRMQTEGMYFASLAHIDAFQQKFGSNPSLLAMRADALRETGQDDAALQAYRDLLGTDRAARAHHGIGLVLGRQGDFMRAAGELRQAVSMEPVNPQYSSDLGYALMRGGALQDARVPVMQALELDAANPRLISNAVVWLWASGKRAEANAMMQRAAMQEPTRAAIRKEADRVSRAAQVRDKTAPRGAQAVALNAGVKP
- a CDS encoding exonuclease SbcCD subunit D, which codes for MRFLHTADWHLGRLFHARSLIEDQSHVLDQFVALVRDLRPDAVLIAGDVYDRAVPPPEAVALLDDVLARIVVDAGVPVVMIAGNHDSAQRLGFGARLLAARGLHVAGRTGPETSCVTLHDAHGEVRIYALPYAEPAAVRDALGTDLPTHEAALNAQLDAVRATHPAGVRSVAVAHAFVVGGAVSESERPLSVGGSGAVAADVFHGFDFVALGHLHRPQSIGARIHYSGSLLKYSLSETEHIKTVSLIDVDAEGGVRIEAIPLRPLRELRVLTGTLAGLLEAGATDPHRDDYVHAVLTDAGALLDPMARLRQVYPNALAIERAVLARSGQAGEAGRKLRELDTASLFANFFREVADTDLDDDQRRALDDLLAVMQASERESA
- a CDS encoding AAA family ATPase, encoding MKPLYLKLQAFGPFAATETIDFTRLGDQAFFLIHGPTGAGKTTLLDAICFALYGDTSGGERSAQDMRSANADPALRTEVTLEFSLGATRYRVTRSPTQDRPSPRAAGGFVKETAKAQLDAQVDGEWKSHASQPVRVTDAVRVLLGFDSAQFRQVIVLPQGRFRELLTADSKARQSILERLFQTELYRRVEELLKEQAASIRREAEEISVRRKTLLEQYQLPSELALDERIAAHRETLTELERREALARAGSEAAQASLRKGELESTQIKAWKEAEGAYAVLSARVPAVDTDRARLQAARRAAQVTPVAQLLEVARQDQTAALAANAAAGTRVASASRAADIATGALRAEQARGEARLAAQRTVAKLEAILPQARRLGVLRNGVALASTGLAAAQVALTAKAKARDAAVAAAKTLEGELELARRDGANAQALQLQLGLARERATRVARCRQLDAELGPLRESLAAAEAGASRATQTRDTARVAMRQAESDWRFGQAARLAAGVKRGEPCPVCGGKDHPALAQQTLALVTDEDLDTTRAVLQHADEALADAQAVRQKAEANVAQCQVRLADLREGAGDVSDAGVQALDQEIQTLTASGAKAEAAATRAERLAAQTIQARQAQESAEAAVQAAEGALRTAMHEHAQQDGEWRAASAQVPEDSRDPDVVTASLEAAQREAGALEAALQAAQGAERDAVALLAGANAALAAAREATTRAEERAAQREAAFVEALATAGFAGADDYRAASLADDATRVLDDAVRAFDVDLARAAEWRQRTAEIGQALQTPDMPALLAARDAAAVQLEAAIRQRSELAAVRDALLQCKGLLDSLAAEGRDVETRYAVLGRLSEVANGNNPRRMTFQRFVLATLLDEVLEAASLRLLRMSRGRYALQRVREQGDQRVAGGLDLEVFDHDTGGTRPANTLSGGEGFLASLSLALGLADVVQSRAGGIQLDTLFVDEGFGTLDPESLDFAIRTLLDLQQAGRLVGIISHVTELRERIDVRLEVRPGVAGSQAVLRLP
- a CDS encoding TadG family pilus assembly protein; the encoded protein is MRHVTSGSIHPRQRGTVSLMAALLIAAIGVAALVSLDVGFVFYTQRQLQKLVDVAALSGAQQLKSADDQATTNANVLSSVTSAAAQNGYTKAVANDCTTAVAGAADGVRTCLGLWDPANPANGDSTRHFDPGYPATTVSANAVRVQATLTVPLLFMFQGGQSRQLHAEAIAAASPPAASFTLGSGLLRLSSGNGLLGLLLGNSVNLSVADWSGLVGANVTLEQLRLRAGVGTVDQLLNTSLSIQDFYALVLGAAGQSALLNAALGSPTTQLGLNGIGTKVTLGQMLDLGVLTPAASSAAEAALNVATLLTTAAYVARGTSAVDLSTLNVKTALGSIGGSMYIIQPPKVAVGPAKQYPDGTWKTTATTAQLGLKLAAQVSVPLVVANVNLNLPLWLQIAQAKGDLTHIQCAAAVPDRRATVNVSTNAVMACLGNPGGTGCSGGPLTIADVQLSAVGLFPIADAKMIGQPISQSGLAGAGNSFVLAPGGYVAASSSTVIGDTVTNVINGLNPTLDVSLLQLQLLSISPGWLLQQVLNPLLTLINQLVNTLTSLLGISLANADLWLNGVDCNNTELVY
- a CDS encoding sigma 54-interacting transcriptional regulator; the encoded protein is MKADRWAYESLEVYVWEGKYEIADRVARFLTPLGAEVVRAGALDALPAEPRVKPSIAVISASAIGSAKFTLDWEAAHGMPVIWVGAPDRESDPGRFPPEYAYILPHDFTGADLRTQIAKLMPQLMAAAEARPDVADLVAGSAAMQSLLEQVDTFANFDSNVMLYGETGAGKERIARLFHDRNATYGKGPFVAVNCGAIPDGLFESQFFGHAKGAFTGAMFAHRGFFEQATGGTLFLDEIGDLPLFQQVKLLRVLEENAVTRLGSAMAVKLDFRLVAATNKDLREAVTQGRFRADLYFRLAVIELRLPSLEDRGPADKIGLLQSFMRHMIGAAAYDALPPMPDWLKGAVGSAFFVGNVRELRNLAERIGITVQQRGEWDEARIRPLFRSLRPGAFDGTERADPRGDAEERRRIIAALDANSWRRQDTATCLGISRKVLWEKMRKFQIEDSEAEPV